The following are encoded in a window of Colletotrichum lupini chromosome 3, complete sequence genomic DNA:
- a CDS encoding enoyl reductase, which yields MGSLSHQNFVPPTTQKAIVVNGKDEVVIWDEAPCPKIPADQVMVRVEAVGLNPSDTKMRGAFATKFGILGADFAGTVVAVGDEVDNISVGDRVFGAQNEIYGTTPERGAFCEYAVTRGKMLSRNRDSNRTS from the coding sequence ATGGGCAGTCTTTCTCATCAAAATTTTGTCCCTCCGACGACTCAGAAGGCCATCGTTGTAAATGGCAAGGACGAGGTCGTCATCTGGGACGAGGCACCATGTCCCAAGATCCCAGCGGATCAAGTCATGGTTCGCGTTGAGGCCGTTGGCCTCAATCCGAGTGATACCAAGATGAGGGGAGCCTTTGCGACAAAGTTCGGCATCCTAGGTGCAGATTTTGCAGGCACCGTGGTCGCCGTGGGAGATGAGGTTGACAATATCTCGGTTGGCGATAGGGTCTTTGGTGCCCAGAACGAGATATACGGAACCACGCCTGAGCGCGGTGCATTCTGCGAGTATGCTGTGACCCGTGGTAAGATGTtgtcacgtaacagggatagtaatcgcacctcataa